One Actinosynnema pretiosum DNA segment encodes these proteins:
- a CDS encoding SDR family NAD(P)-dependent oxidoreductase gives MDLNLAGKRVLVTGASKGIGLATVRAFLAEGASVVAVSRGATPELEDTGAEFVAADLSTPDGPRHAVETALAANPRLDVLVNNAGGGELPDGALADLLDGDDATWLDSFRLNLGAALRTTRAALPALIEARGAIVNTSSSSARQPQGVPLHYSAAKAALNAFSRGLAEKLAPRGVRVNAVTPGGTRTAIMAGPDGYIARVAAHLGVEHAELLAAMPAQNGMLTGALIEPDEIARAILLLASPTLPSAVGQNWAIDAGSLKSA, from the coding sequence ATGGACCTGAACCTCGCCGGGAAGCGCGTCCTGGTGACCGGAGCCAGCAAGGGCATCGGCCTGGCCACCGTCCGGGCCTTCCTCGCCGAGGGCGCCTCGGTCGTCGCCGTCTCCCGCGGCGCCACCCCCGAGCTCGAGGACACCGGGGCCGAGTTCGTCGCCGCCGACCTCTCCACCCCGGACGGCCCGCGCCACGCCGTCGAGACCGCGCTCGCCGCGAACCCGCGACTGGACGTGCTGGTCAACAACGCGGGCGGCGGCGAGCTGCCGGACGGCGCGCTCGCCGACCTGCTCGACGGCGACGACGCGACCTGGCTCGACTCGTTCCGGCTCAACCTCGGCGCCGCGCTCCGCACCACCCGCGCCGCCCTCCCCGCGCTGATCGAGGCGCGCGGCGCGATCGTCAACACCAGCAGCAGCAGCGCCCGCCAGCCCCAGGGCGTCCCCCTGCACTACTCCGCCGCCAAGGCCGCCCTGAACGCGTTCTCCAGGGGCCTGGCGGAGAAGCTCGCCCCGCGGGGCGTGCGGGTGAACGCGGTGACCCCCGGCGGCACCCGCACCGCGATCATGGCGGGCCCGGACGGCTACATCGCCAGGGTCGCCGCCCACCTCGGCGTGGAGCACGCCGAGCTGCTCGCCGCGATGCCCGCGCAGAACGGGATGCTCACCGGCGCCCTCATCGAGCCCGACGAGATCGCCCGCGCGATCCTGCTGCTCGCGTCCCCGACCCTGCCGAGCGCCGTCGGCCAGAACTGGGCGATCGACGCGGGCTCCCTCAAGTCCGCCTGA